The Arthrobacter russicus genome has a segment encoding these proteins:
- a CDS encoding D-2-hydroxyacid dehydrogenase — protein sequence MSTFSTAPTDPTIAICVPLEAELVAQIQRSAPGATVLYDAGLLPPERYPADHHGDPDFRRSPEQEARYWANILAADVLYGIPNESPADLARAIRENPRLRWVHAMAAGAGGAVRAAGLSSAELSRVQVTTSAGVHALPLAEFALLGLLSGFKRVAEMQADQQAKHWPTLRVPTRLLAGSRLVISGLGEIGLETARLAKALGMTVSGSKREVAPIDGIESVVDNSGLPGLLAGADAVVNTLPGTPQTEHLFDAEMFAAFAPGTIFVNVGRGSVVDESALLAALADGTVSYACLDVFEQEPLPAASPLWTHPRVLVSPHSAALSAAENKLIAERFIANLARFRADEAMPHTVDPVHFY from the coding sequence ATGTCGACTTTCAGCACCGCGCCCACCGACCCCACGATCGCCATCTGCGTGCCTCTGGAGGCGGAACTCGTGGCGCAGATCCAGCGATCGGCACCCGGGGCGACCGTGTTGTACGACGCCGGGTTGCTGCCCCCGGAGCGCTACCCGGCCGATCACCACGGCGATCCGGATTTCCGGCGCAGTCCGGAACAGGAAGCCCGCTATTGGGCCAACATCCTCGCCGCCGACGTGCTGTACGGGATCCCCAACGAATCACCGGCCGATCTGGCCCGGGCGATCCGGGAAAATCCCCGACTGCGCTGGGTGCACGCGATGGCGGCCGGAGCCGGCGGAGCGGTCCGCGCCGCCGGGCTGAGCTCCGCTGAGCTGTCCCGGGTGCAGGTGACCACCTCGGCCGGGGTGCATGCCCTGCCCCTGGCCGAATTCGCCCTGCTGGGACTGCTGAGCGGTTTCAAACGGGTGGCCGAGATGCAAGCCGACCAGCAAGCCAAGCACTGGCCCACGCTCCGCGTGCCGACCCGGCTGCTTGCCGGCTCCCGGCTGGTGATCTCTGGACTGGGCGAAATCGGCCTGGAAACCGCACGGCTGGCCAAAGCGCTGGGCATGACGGTCAGCGGCAGCAAACGCGAGGTGGCCCCGATCGACGGGATCGAATCGGTGGTCGACAACAGCGGCCTGCCCGGACTGCTGGCCGGCGCCGACGCGGTGGTCAACACGCTGCCCGGCACACCGCAGACCGAGCACCTCTTCGACGCCGAAATGTTCGCTGCGTTCGCACCGGGAACCATCTTCGTCAATGTCGGCCGCGGCTCCGTCGTCGACGAGTCCGCGCTCTTGGCCGCGCTGGCCGACGGCACAGTTTCCTATGCCTGCCTGGACGTCTTCGAACAGGAACCGCTGCCGGCCGCGAGCCCGCTCTGGACGCACCCGCGGGTCCTGGTTTCGCCGCATTCGGCCGCCTTGAGCGCGGCGGAGAACAAACTCATCGCGGAGCGGTTCATCGCGAACCTCGCCCGGTTCCGGGCCGACGAAGCGATGCCGCACACTGTCGATCCGGTGCACTTCTACTGA
- a CDS encoding NAD(P)-dependent oxidoreductase has product MLDIMDASEQRPRIAFFGLGKMGEPMARNLLRAGFETSVWNRSRPAAERLREAGAQLLGDPAEAADADVVIAMLPDLPQIEELLAPLIVRWGGAPVARPRTLVVMSTVSPAAVVRFGARLEGLAELIDAPVSGGTEGAEQGTLAIMAGGSEAAFQRVKQVFDAMGRAQRLGGLGAGSLAKACNQVLVGLTAAALAEAVVVAERSGLDGQQLLEVLSGGLADSAVLRQIGPRIAARDFRVRGAAQFMLKDLGFFLDAAEQSGTDAALSRAARDRYAALVEQGLGGQDLAVVRTVVEGRE; this is encoded by the coding sequence ATGTTGGACATTATGGATGCATCGGAGCAACGACCACGGATCGCCTTCTTCGGCCTTGGCAAAATGGGCGAACCGATGGCGCGGAACCTGCTGCGGGCCGGGTTCGAAACCTCGGTGTGGAACCGGTCCCGGCCGGCTGCCGAGCGGTTGCGGGAGGCAGGTGCCCAGCTGCTCGGGGATCCTGCGGAAGCGGCCGACGCCGACGTCGTGATCGCGATGCTGCCGGATTTGCCGCAGATCGAGGAGCTGCTCGCCCCGCTGATCGTCCGCTGGGGCGGGGCGCCGGTGGCCCGGCCACGCACCCTCGTGGTGATGAGCACCGTCTCGCCGGCCGCCGTGGTCCGGTTCGGCGCGCGGCTCGAGGGGCTCGCGGAACTGATCGATGCTCCGGTCAGCGGCGGTACCGAAGGCGCCGAACAGGGCACGCTCGCGATCATGGCCGGTGGTTCTGAAGCAGCGTTCCAGCGGGTCAAACAGGTCTTCGACGCAATGGGCAGGGCGCAACGGCTCGGCGGACTCGGCGCCGGTTCGCTGGCCAAAGCCTGCAACCAAGTGCTGGTCGGATTGACCGCAGCGGCGCTCGCCGAAGCCGTGGTGGTCGCCGAACGCTCCGGCCTGGACGGCCAGCAGCTGCTCGAGGTCCTCTCCGGAGGTTTGGCGGATTCTGCAGTGCTGCGCCAGATCGGGCCGCGGATCGCAGCCCGGGATTTCCGGGTCCGCGGTGCTGCGCAATTCATGCTCAAGGACCTTGGCTTCTTCCTGGACGCCGCGGAACAGAGCGGAACCGACGCTGCACTGAGCCGTGCCGCCCGCGACCGGTATGCAGCGCTGGTGGAGCAGGGGCTCGGGGGCCAGGACCTCGCAGTGGTGCGGACTGTCGTGGAAGGACGGGAATGA
- a CDS encoding SDR family oxidoreductase, producing MFDLTGKMALVTGSSRGIGRAIAEGLAEAGATVVLHGRQAERVEAAAAEFRARFGAGRVHTSAFDITDPEQVSAGIAAIMAAAGVPDVLVNNAGLQHRVPLLELEFADWERVLKTDLSSLFLIGKALAAPMIDRGSGKIINIGSVQSELARPTIAAYTAAKGGVRNLTRAMAAEWAKHGLQINSLAPGYIHTEMTQSLVDDAAFNSWVLGRTPAARWGTVQDLVGPAVWLASDASDFVNGQTIFIDGGMTAVV from the coding sequence ATGTTCGATCTGACCGGCAAAATGGCCCTGGTCACCGGATCCAGCCGGGGCATCGGCCGCGCGATCGCGGAAGGGCTGGCCGAGGCCGGTGCCACGGTGGTGCTGCACGGCCGGCAGGCCGAGCGGGTCGAGGCTGCGGCGGCGGAGTTCCGGGCCAGATTCGGTGCCGGTCGAGTCCACACCAGTGCCTTCGACATCACCGATCCGGAGCAGGTTTCAGCCGGGATCGCCGCAATCATGGCGGCGGCCGGCGTACCGGACGTCTTGGTCAACAACGCGGGCCTGCAGCACCGGGTGCCGTTGTTGGAGTTGGAATTCGCGGATTGGGAACGCGTGTTGAAAACCGATTTGAGCAGCCTGTTCCTGATCGGCAAAGCGCTGGCCGCGCCGATGATCGACCGCGGCAGTGGGAAGATCATCAACATCGGCTCGGTGCAGAGCGAATTGGCCAGACCGACGATTGCGGCCTACACCGCGGCCAAGGGCGGGGTGCGGAACCTGACCCGGGCGATGGCCGCGGAATGGGCCAAGCACGGCTTGCAGATCAATTCTCTGGCCCCCGGTTACATCCACACCGAAATGACCCAGAGCCTGGTCGACGACGCCGCGTTCAATTCCTGGGTGTTGGGCCGGACCCCTGCCGCCCGCTGGGGGACCGTGCAGGATTTGGTCGGGCCGGCCGTATGGCTTGCCTCGGACGCCTCGGATTTCGTCAACGGGCAAACCATTTTCATCGACGGCGGCATGACCGCCGTCGTCTGA
- a CDS encoding L-idonate 5-dehydrogenase, translating to MDANLAVQIHAKGDLRLVELPMPEPGPDEALLQIAYGGICGSDLHYWRHGAAGQSILREPMLLGHEVVGTVLEAAADGSSPAAGTQVAIHPATPRADADGTPYPAGRPNLAPGGTYLGSAARFPHTQGAFARYVALPGRMLRRLPDGLPLRSAAIAEPASVAWHAVEQAGLRPDGGSVLGGAKVLVIGAGPIGSLVVAVARTLGARELIAVDLQAKPLQIARELGATGTLQAATEDQISAIHADVVFESSGHHSGLDLALRGATRGGKVVMVGLLPAGPQPVDISLAVSRELQLAGSFRFNGELDRVLGALADGSLRADPVVTQVFPVAQMLEAFELAGDPSRSGKVLLEF from the coding sequence ATGGACGCAAACCTCGCAGTGCAGATCCACGCCAAGGGCGATCTGCGTTTGGTCGAATTGCCGATGCCGGAACCCGGCCCGGACGAGGCCTTGCTGCAGATCGCCTACGGCGGGATTTGCGGGTCCGATCTGCATTATTGGCGGCACGGCGCGGCGGGCCAGTCGATTCTCCGCGAGCCGATGCTGCTGGGCCACGAAGTGGTGGGCACCGTGCTGGAAGCCGCCGCGGACGGCAGCTCGCCCGCGGCCGGCACCCAGGTTGCAATCCACCCCGCGACGCCGCGTGCCGATGCCGACGGCACCCCGTACCCGGCTGGCCGGCCGAACCTGGCGCCCGGCGGGACTTACCTGGGCAGTGCCGCCCGTTTCCCGCACACCCAGGGCGCCTTCGCCCGTTATGTCGCGCTGCCCGGGCGGATGCTGCGCCGGTTGCCGGACGGCCTGCCGCTGCGTTCGGCGGCGATTGCCGAGCCGGCTTCAGTGGCCTGGCACGCCGTGGAGCAGGCCGGACTCCGGCCCGACGGCGGCAGTGTGCTCGGCGGGGCCAAGGTGTTGGTGATCGGGGCCGGGCCGATCGGTTCGCTCGTCGTCGCGGTAGCCAGGACGCTGGGTGCACGGGAGTTGATAGCCGTCGATTTGCAGGCCAAGCCGCTGCAGATCGCGCGCGAGCTCGGCGCCACCGGGACCTTGCAGGCCGCGACTGAGGATCAGATCAGCGCGATCCATGCCGACGTGGTTTTCGAATCCTCCGGGCATCACAGCGGACTGGACCTGGCGCTGCGCGGCGCAACCCGCGGCGGGAAAGTGGTGATGGTGGGTTTGCTGCCGGCCGGTCCGCAACCGGTGGATATTTCACTCGCGGTGAGCCGGGAATTGCAGTTGGCCGGTTCGTTCCGGTTCAACGGCGAACTGGACCGTGTGCTCGGCGCGCTGGCCGACGGCTCGTTGCGGGCGGATCCGGTGGTGACCCAGGTCTTTCCGGTCGCGCAGATGCTGGAGGCGTTCGAGCTAGCTGGTGATCCGTCCCGCTCGGGCAAGGTCCTGCTGGAGTTCTGA
- a CDS encoding LysE family transporter: MQPSLWLALLAACLLISFTPGAGAINTMSNALSSGFRRALWGILGQQAALLLQIAIVAAGVGLLVASSPIAFHLIRYAGAAYLVYLGVRKIFSRPVEPAPEAASAARESAFSMFRRGFWVNLLNPKAIVFFLAFVPQFIRPDAALLPQYLVLAATVVLVDIAVMWLFFAAAARSLRRFTTSRQGEIMLNRVFGGLFIGVGVLLAVA; encoded by the coding sequence GTGCAACCATCCCTGTGGCTGGCCTTGTTGGCCGCCTGCCTGCTGATCAGCTTCACGCCCGGCGCCGGCGCGATCAACACCATGAGCAACGCGCTCAGCTCCGGATTCCGCCGTGCTTTGTGGGGCATTCTGGGCCAGCAGGCCGCTCTGCTGCTGCAAATCGCCATCGTCGCCGCCGGCGTCGGGCTCCTGGTCGCCTCCTCGCCGATCGCCTTCCACCTGATCCGCTATGCAGGGGCGGCGTATCTGGTCTATCTCGGCGTGCGCAAGATCTTCAGCCGGCCCGTTGAGCCTGCCCCGGAGGCGGCATCGGCAGCACGGGAAAGCGCCTTCTCGATGTTCCGCCGGGGTTTCTGGGTGAACTTGCTCAACCCGAAGGCAATCGTGTTCTTCCTGGCCTTCGTACCGCAGTTCATCCGGCCGGACGCGGCGTTGCTGCCGCAATATCTGGTCTTGGCGGCCACCGTGGTCTTGGTGGACATCGCGGTGATGTGGCTGTTCTTCGCCGCAGCGGCCCGTTCACTGCGGCGATTCACCACGAGCCGGCAAGGCGAAATCATGCTCAACCGGGTCTTCGGCGGACTGTTCATCGGCGTCGGGGTGCTGCTCGCCGTGGCTTGA
- a CDS encoding DUF2252 domain-containing protein: MSPSIAELTGQGKKLRGSLPRAAQADFAALDRDPVSILQDQNRSRLPELVPVRIGRMLQSPFAYYRGTASVMAADLAQNQHTGVLLPSCGDAHISNFGLFASAERQLIFDLNDFDEAGLAPWEWDLKRLAASVMVGARDNSMSEQQATSATRSAVAGYRQTLLRLMALTALERYYFQVNTDGVQDQLNSDEQKLLRKASQKARGRTSEQVLGKIVARHEDGVSRIVDQPPIMRHVPHAEPHEFARLFQEYSSTVRSDIAVLLQQFTLVDYVLRVVGVGSVGTRCYVMLLEGPAGEPLFLQAKEAPPSVLQVYGGMPNGLPPGVDPHRGGSEGHRVVANQKILQASSDPFLGWIQGFAGDDDDRRRVDYYWRQFRDMKGSVETNGLSAANFTSYVEWCARLLARAHSQTGAGAVAAGYLGRSERFDEAIVAWSASYADQCEKDYAALQSAVKTGRMPAEFGV; encoded by the coding sequence ATGTCGCCGAGCATTGCGGAGCTGACTGGACAAGGAAAGAAACTACGCGGCAGCCTGCCACGTGCGGCGCAGGCTGATTTCGCCGCCTTGGACCGGGACCCGGTGAGCATCCTGCAGGACCAGAACCGCAGCCGGCTGCCCGAGCTGGTGCCAGTGCGGATCGGCCGGATGCTGCAGTCGCCGTTCGCCTACTACCGGGGCACCGCCTCGGTGATGGCCGCGGATTTGGCGCAGAACCAGCACACTGGAGTATTGCTGCCTTCCTGCGGCGATGCGCACATTTCCAATTTCGGGCTTTTCGCATCGGCCGAGCGGCAGTTGATTTTCGACCTCAATGACTTCGACGAAGCCGGTTTGGCGCCTTGGGAATGGGACCTGAAACGACTCGCTGCGAGCGTCATGGTCGGCGCCCGGGACAACTCGATGAGCGAGCAGCAGGCCACCAGCGCCACCCGGTCCGCGGTAGCCGGCTATCGGCAGACACTGCTGCGGCTGATGGCTTTGACCGCCCTGGAACGCTATTACTTCCAAGTCAACACCGACGGGGTCCAGGACCAGCTCAACTCCGACGAACAGAAGCTGTTGCGCAAGGCCAGCCAAAAAGCCCGTGGACGCACGTCGGAACAGGTACTCGGCAAAATCGTTGCCCGGCATGAGGACGGCGTCTCCCGAATCGTCGACCAACCGCCGATCATGCGCCATGTGCCGCATGCCGAGCCGCACGAATTCGCCCGGCTGTTCCAGGAGTACAGCAGCACGGTGCGCTCGGACATCGCGGTGCTCCTGCAGCAATTCACTCTGGTGGACTACGTGCTGCGGGTGGTCGGCGTCGGCTCGGTGGGCACCCGCTGCTATGTGATGCTGCTCGAAGGGCCCGCGGGCGAACCGTTGTTCCTGCAGGCCAAGGAGGCCCCGCCCTCGGTGCTGCAGGTTTACGGCGGAATGCCCAACGGACTGCCGCCCGGAGTGGATCCGCACCGGGGCGGCTCGGAGGGCCACCGGGTGGTCGCCAACCAGAAGATCCTGCAGGCCTCCTCAGACCCCTTCCTCGGTTGGATCCAAGGATTCGCCGGCGACGACGACGATCGCCGCCGGGTCGATTACTACTGGCGCCAGTTCCGCGATATGAAGGGTTCGGTGGAGACCAACGGCTTGTCCGCCGCCAACTTCACCAGCTACGTCGAGTGGTGCGCCCGGCTCCTGGCCCGGGCGCACAGCCAGACCGGGGCCGGCGCGGTCGCGGCCGGCTATCTGGGGCGCAGCGAGCGGTTCGACGAAGCGATCGTGGCTTGGTCGGCCAGTTACGCCGACCAGTGCGAAAAGGACTACGCCGCCTTGCAGTCGGCAGTGAAAACCGGCCGGATGCCGGCCGAATTCGGCGTCTGA
- a CDS encoding DJ-1/PfpI family protein, with protein sequence MRIEIVIFDGFDDLDALAPAEVLNIAAREGAPFDVELVGVRSPGLVQSAWKTQIFVENVLGKPDAVIIPGGGWVAKPAHGTWAQVQDGFLPRKLAEIAPGLQWAGSVSTGAMVLAAAGMLHGRAATASQGVLEELRAAGSFVVPQKVADDGDRITAAGLTSSLDLALWITDRFAGAEIAARTSVAIGYRPWDEVWTRGTAA encoded by the coding sequence ATGCGCATTGAAATCGTGATTTTCGACGGATTCGACGATCTGGACGCGCTGGCCCCGGCCGAGGTTTTGAACATCGCAGCCAGGGAGGGCGCCCCCTTCGACGTCGAGTTGGTCGGTGTGCGCAGCCCGGGCCTGGTTCAATCCGCCTGGAAGACCCAGATCTTCGTGGAAAACGTGCTCGGCAAGCCGGACGCGGTGATCATCCCCGGCGGCGGCTGGGTGGCCAAACCCGCCCACGGCACCTGGGCCCAGGTGCAGGATGGATTCCTGCCCCGGAAACTCGCCGAAATCGCACCCGGCCTGCAGTGGGCCGGATCGGTGAGCACCGGCGCGATGGTGCTGGCGGCCGCGGGCATGCTGCACGGCCGGGCGGCCACCGCGAGCCAAGGCGTCCTGGAGGAGTTGCGGGCGGCCGGAAGTTTTGTGGTCCCGCAGAAAGTGGCCGACGACGGGGACCGAATTACCGCAGCCGGACTCACCTCGAGTCTGGACCTGGCGTTGTGGATCACCGACCGGTTCGCCGGGGCCGAGATCGCAGCCCGGACTTCAGTGGCCATCGGCTACCGGCCCTGGGATGAAGTGTGGACCAGGGGCACTGCGGCCTAG